Within the Armatimonadota bacterium genome, the region ACACCTTTTGCACCACCGGCACGAAGTACCGCCTGTCCAGCTCTTCCTCAATGATGCGACGCGACTCCGGGTCTAAGCCGTGCAGGGACTTGAGGATGCCCACCTCCTGATCCATGCCGTCACGCAGGCTGATAAAATGGTTGGGGTCGGAGAGGGGAAAGCAGCGCACCACATGCACGCGCAGAATGCTTCGCTCACCCTCAATGGTCATTCGAATCTGGCTGAAACCGGCTGTACGAAACAACCGAATTTGGGACGGCTCCAGAAAGCGCACCTCAAAAGTGGGCACGTCCCGAAAACGCAGCATGTCCAAACTCACACCACGACTGTCTACATCCATCATTACTGTGCCTCTGAGAGAGAAGATTCCCATCCATAGTATACCTGAGCTGGGGCATGCTCTTCACGCTGCGCAGCGGTGAAGCCATCTCCTGCGCTAGACCGACCTCCGCGCAGGGAAGGGAGCCAGGGGGTTCGGTTCCAACATCAACGGCTCGGCAGGAACCTCGCCCTCCAGAGGGATGGCGAGAACCATGCTGGACAGGCTACCGGTTGTCCACGTGTTACTGCGAAACCTTACTCATCCCCAATCGCGCCGAAGCTGCTCACCAGCACCCCAAAGTCAAACAACGTCACCTCTTCATCCCCATCCAGATCCGCCTCAGGGTTCCAGTTCGCATCGCCCGGCATGCTCCCAAACGCCGCCACCAGCGCACCAAAGTCAAACAACGTCACCTCGTTGTCCCCATCAACGTCCCCGTTCACCAGCGAAAAGTGCGCTACCCCACTGCCCACGATGGACACGCTCGCCAACGTCTGACGCAGCCAGTGCGACGCCTTCGCCGACAGGTCATACACCCCGTCCAGAGGAGCCAGCAGCGAATATGCTCCCGATGCACTCAACGATAGCGTGTGCACCTGCAACGGGGCGAGGCTGCCCGCAGCGCGTATCTGCAGCTCCACCGGCACGCTCGCAGGGTTGCCACCGAAACGGAGCAGGTTCACCACCCCGCTGAGCAGGGCGTAGCGCACATGCCAGAAGCCATCGGTGAGGTCAAAGTTGCCTCCGGTGTGCAGCGGGCTGGCTCCCAGTGCCACCGGTTGCCCGATGGTGCTGCCCAGCTGGAAGTTGCCTCCGGTGCTGAAGGTGACGCCTCCTGAGGAGATGACGCCCCACGAGAGGTCATAGTTTCCTCCCGACTGGGCGAAGGCGCGAGCCAGCATGAGGATTGTCAGTGCCATGATGACGATGGTGTGTTTCATGTTTGGTTCCCCTTTCGGTTTTCTCTCACCTCACCTCTCTCCCGCAGGGAGAGGGGAGCCACCCCCTTCCCTCACAGGGAAGGGGGATGGGGGTTCGGTTGAAACTACCTCCCCACAGGCTTTTCTGGCTCAGGACGATAATGTATCCCCAGTTCCTTCGGCTGACCGTACAGTTCGGGATGCAGATACTTGCCGCGATACTCTGCAGGTTTGGGCTGTTCGGTCTGGTAGCCGTATTGCTGCACCCATCGGTCATTACGGACGGCTTTCACCTCCCACGAGACCTTCCTACCGGGTGCACCGCCTGCAATCTTGAAGCGGTTGTTCTGGATTTCCACTGCCACATGCAGGTTGGGCATGGGCGCACCGATGGGCGTCAGGGTGTAGCGCGGGTCGCGGTTGATGGCTTCAAAGTAGTCGGGCAGTTGCACCCACGCCTCGCCGCGTGCGTCCAGGACGACGATGCCGTTGTAGATGTTCTGCGGTTCGGGACCTTCCGCGCTGTAGTGGTTCAGGAAGGCGTTTTCGGGGTTCAGCGGGTGGTCTATTTGGAACGACTTGGTGCCCGTGGCGGCGAACCTGCCCGCCGAGTAAACGCCGTAGCCGCTGGGGCTATCGCTCCGACCTAAGACGCCGTAGGTAGTGCCGCTGGTGGCGGTTGCCTCGCCATACACGCCCTTGCCAGAGGTGCTAAAGCTTGAAAACCAGCCCGCTGTCGTGGAGCCAGTGGGATGATTGACCACCGTTCCTACTCCGATGGCGTTGTCTCCCTGACTGAGTACCCAGATTCCCGTGGTCGCGGTGCGCCCGAGCGCCTGTACGAATATTCCGCAACCCCAATCACCATAGCTGATGAAATGACCGCCGTAGCCTGTCTGGGTATCGCGCGATATGCCAACCACACCTGCGCCATCTGTGCCTTGACTGACAAATCTACCACCAGTGCCCCCGGATGATGCCACGACTTCTGCCAGCACTCCGGTGCCATTACTGCTGTAGCTGAGAAACCTGCCTCCATAGGTCGTGCCGATAGATGCTGAAGCTTCACCATATACCCCTGTGCCGGAAGTGCTGTTACTCCGCCCGATCACGCCGTACGTGTTGCCGCTGGTGGAGGATGCAAATCCGAGCACGCCCACGCCGTCAGGGCTGGTGCTCCGACCATAAACACCGTAGTTGCGACCGCTGGCGGACTCGGCTAAGCCGTACACGCCGAAGCCTTCTGCGCTGGACGTGCGACCGTACACGCCGTACGCCTCTCCGCTGGTGGAACCGGCAACGCCACGCACCCCTAAGGTTGGTGACTCGCCATGCACACCACACCCCTGCGGGCTCACCGCCTCGAACAGTCCGCCATACGTCCATCCGGTGGCTGCACTTGCCCAGCCGCGCACTGCCTTGCCGTGGTCGCTGTTGGTTTGACCATATACCCCTGCGTTATCCCCTGTCGTATGGGTAGCCAGCCCCATCACACCGCGCCCGGACTGGGCACCCGCCTGTCCCATCACGCCCACACTGGAGCCAGCAGTTCCGTGGTTGATGCCAACGGCTACCGCCCACGCACTGCCTTCCACGTGCAGCGGATACCAGGGATAGGGAACACCGACACCGACCATACCGCGGTTATAGAAGATGTCATTCCCGAAAGCCTGCCAGAAGGCGTCACGCAGGTCGTCGGCGGGCGACCACGCGCTTCCGTCCCATTTCAGTATCTGCCCCGCTGCGGGCACAGTATTTGCCACCGGGCGTCCCTGAACGCCCACCACAACCGGGTTGGGATACGTACCACCCAGGTCTCCACCTGCGGCACCTCCGGGCGGAAAACTACTGGGCACGCCGGTAATCCCGCTCCAGGGTACACTCTGCGACGACAGGGAGAGAACACTGTAGGGTGCATAGTTGACCTTGACCCGGGGCGAAAGTATCGTGTAACCTCCAGTGCTATTGCCCGGGCGCACCCCAATCTCCAGATAGCGTTCGTTGCCGTTCCACACCGCGCCGAAGTCCAGCGATACCGTCAACAGTCCGTTGGCCACCTTGAGGTCGTCCACCTTGATCGTGCCGATAGGGCGTGCGATGCCTGAGGGAGCCTCGTAAAGGTGGAACACGAAATCGTAGACGCCGTCCGCGGGGACACCTTTCTCTTTGAGCATCCCCTGATAGGTGAAAGGCTGTGCGAGCAGAGGCTGGCAGCACATCCCTACAAGGAGCGTTGTCGCCACTGCCCGGTAGAGAAGCGGGAGCAGTTTCATGGCGATTCCTCCTTTCGCAATCCTCTGGAACAGAGAAGGCTAAGGCACGCGAGGGCAAGCCGTGGGAGGATGCAGGTTTTTGTCCTCCTGCGCGAGAGCCTTCTGTATGGACTGTTATAACTATAACATTGTACTGATAGAGATGTCAAGCAGACGGTGTTCGCGCGTTGCAAAGGTCGTGCAATCCGCAACGGAAAATGGTATTATACCTGCCGGAAGGTCATAGTGTGAGGCTCTGCAAAGCATGTACCATCGGCTGGCTGAGGAAGCGCTGGAGCGCATTGAGAAGACACTCCATATCCCGGATAGCCCGATGTACCGAGACAGGCTGCCGGAGGCGGAACTCCCATGGACGACTCTGTGGCCGCTCAGCATGTTGCATTCCGCATGGATTGCTGCAGCGGAGCGAGATGCCCAACGCCACCTGCCCCGGCTGCGACTCTTTCAGCAAACTCTGCTTGCTTACTGGGACGATAGACACGATCCGCCGGGCTTTGATGCCTACCCCAAAGGCAACGATAAGTACTATGACGATAACGCCTGGATGGTGCTGAATTATCTGAGACTATATACGCTCACTCACGAGAGAGAGTGGCTGCGCTGGGCGCAGGATGTACACCGGTTCGTGTGGAGTGGTTGGGACGAGCAGCTGGGCGGAGGCATCTACTGGCACCAGAGCCGAAAGAGCAAGAACACCTGTTCCAACGCCCCTGCGTTGGTCTGCGCATTGTGGCTCTACGCCGTCACCCACGAGAAGTCTTACCTGCAGCAGGCGGAGCGGCTCCACTCCTGGCTGTGCCAGCACCTGCAGGACCCTGAGGATGGACTGTTCTGGGACAATATCCAGATGGATGGAAAAGTAGACCGCACCAAGTTCGCCTATAACACCGCTCTGATGATAGATGCCAATCTGTGGTGGTATCGCCTTGTCCGCCAGGAAAAATACTTGCACGAGGCGACACGGCTGGCGCGGTCTGCACAGAGATACTGGCTGGGATGGCGCAGCCGAGCCATAGAGGGCTACGCACCTTTTGTGGTGAAACTGTGCTCGGCATACCAGCATCTGACGGAGGTGACCGGCGACAGTCGCTGGATGGTGCTGGTGATACGCACGGCGAAATGGGTGAAATCGCTTCGTTCCCCAGAAGGGGACTATCCCGATGACTGGCACGCAGAGCGGAAACAAGAACCGGCAACGAGCCTGATGGCGCTTGCCTCAGCCGCGCGTCTGTTCTGGATGGTACCCGCTGCCGAGTGAGCGATGTGCCCTCCAAAAAGCGGGTACAATGATATGTGCTATTACGTTCACGGAGGCTTCATCTCGTGTGGAAATTTCTGAACAGCTTTACCGTTTTGGCAGTGCTGCTGTGCACTATTGGAGCACTGGGGCTGGTCTACGGGGCAGATGCCATCCGCGACCCCGGTCAGCCGCATGACCCCTTGCTGCCCTGGCTGTACTTCGGTGCTGCCATCCTGATGGTGGTGAACGCTATCCTGTCGGTACGGCATTACGAGCACAAAATGAAGGAGCAGGAGCAATCTTCGAAAGAGAAGGAGGAAACTCGCGCATGAGTGTGGTGACCTGTGTAGACTGCGGCAAGCCGCTGGAGAAAATACCCTCCTGGCTGGCTGATGTGAAGGTGAAGTTTACCTGCGAGGAGTGCCGCACCAAACATCGGACTTCGCTGGTCATTCCGGTGGATGACCTGCCCCCCCTGACCGATGAGCCTGCCGAGGACATGGACGTCATCGAGCGCGAGGAGGGTCTGGAGACCACCTCGCTGGAAGAGCTGGCTCAGGAAGAAGAAAGAGGAGCCGAAGAAGAGGAAGAAGAGGTGTAGCCCATGATGTGGGGCAGGTGGTGTCTGCTGCTGGGGATACTGCTCCTGCTCTGGGGTGGCATTGCCGAGGGCGCACAGGACTACCGCATCAGCCCAGGCGATACGCTGGAGATTGCCGTATGGGGCTACGAAGACCTCTCGCGCACGGTGATCGTACGCCCCGATGGCAATATCTCTTTACCGGTGGTGGGTGAACTGCGTGCGCAGGGCACCACGCCGAGCGCGCTGGCGCAGAATATCACCGGGGCTCTTTCCCGCTGGGTGAAAAACCCTCGCGTCAGTGTCATCGTCAAATCTTTCGCGCAACATCAGGTTTTCGTTCTGGGAGCGGTGGCTCGCCCGGGCGTTTACCCCCTGCAACCCGGGCTGACCGTCGCTGAAGCGATCGCACTGGCAGGCGGTCTCACCCCCAGCGCTGACCGTGAGCACCTCACCGTCCTTCGCAGACAAGGGGCGCAAGACGTAAAGTTCTCCGTGAGATTTACCGATAATCCCTTACGAGAGGATTCGGCGGTACGCTTCGTGCTCCAACCGGGTGATAACCTGATTGTTTCCGAAGCCACTTTCACCGTCACCGGTGCGGTGGCGCGTCCGGGAGTGTATCCAATAGGCACGTTACGAAACCTGGAAGAGGCACTGGCGACCGCCGGAGGCACCTTGACATTTGGAGACCCGTCTCGCGCCGAGGTGCAGGTGGGCGAAAAGATAGAGGTGGCAGACCTGCTGGACACCGGCGTTCGCCAGCGACCACTGCAGCCGGGTATGACCATCCGTGTGCCCGAACGGCAAAACACCCTGTTTATCATTGGTGAGGTCGTTCGAGCAGGGGCATACGGATGGCAAAAAGGGCGCTGTGAAACGCTGATGGACGCATTGACTGCCGCCGGCGGCCCCACACGCGAGGCACGACTGGAGCGCGTGGTGGTGAACCGAGGCACCCAGTTCCTGCAGGTCAACGCGACCACACCGCAGGGAGCGCGTTTTCCCCTGCAACCGACCGACGTGGTGATTGTGCCCTCGCGCCCCCGCCCCAACTATGAATGGACGGCGATACTGGGCACGCTACTGGCGACCTACTCGGTGTTCCGCCGCTAGCCTTCCATGATAGACATCCACACCCACATTCTCCCCGGCGTTGACGACGGTCTCCAGCACATCGGTGAGGCGCTGCTGATGGCGGAAGACGCCGCCGCGCAGGGCGTGACCGTGATGGTGGCAACACCACACCTCCACTGGACCGGAAGGCAGGCACTGAGCGCGACGCAGATACGTGAAGGCGTAGAGGAGCTGAACGCGCTGGTGCAATCCAAAGGTATTCCCGTGGAGATACTGCCCGGGTGTGAAATTCCCTTGCAGGCTGATTTGCCGGAAAGGCTGCTGCGGGGCGACGGAATGTCGTTAGGCGACAGTGGTCACACGGTGCTGGTGGAGCCACCCTGGGAACTGTGGACGCCCCTCGACAAGGCGCTGCTGCAGAGCCTGCTGGAGGCAGGCTGGACGGTGGTGCTGGCACACCCCGAACGGCACATTTATTTCCAGCGCAACCTGTCCTTGCTGGAAGAGCTGGTTCAGATGGGCGTGCACCTGCAGGTAACCACCGGTTCGCTGATACCCGGCAGGGCTTCGCCGGCTGCAGCGCGATGCGCCTACGAACTGATGGAGCGCCGGCTGGTCAGCGTCGTCGCATCGGACTGTCACGGTGTTACCTACCGCCGGTGCGACCTGGGCGAGGCGGCGGAACTGCTTCGGCGCACTTACGGGCGGCATGTGGCGCAGATGCTGACAACCGGTGTGCCTCGCGCACTGTTGCGGGGCGAAAGGGTGCAGCTGGAGCAGGTCTGGAAAAACACACCGACCGATGAAAACCGATGGAAACGGCTGTTGCGGGCTGTTTTGAGGAGGGAAACCGATGACGGATAAGCTGTTTGGTGGGCACTATCCTCTCCTGAAGCAGGCACTTCATGCATGTGCCCTGCGACAGGAAGCGATTGCGCACAACATCGCCAATGTGAATACCCCCGGTTATCAACGTATCGATGTCTCCTTCGAAGAGTTTCTGCGTGCCGCACAGCAAACGCCCCTGCGAGCCACAGACCCGCGACATGTGGCGTTGCCGCCTGACAGACTGGCAAATGCCCAGGTCACACCGGACGAAGACGCGCCGATGCGCCCCGACGGCAACACGGTAGATATCGACTATGAGATGGCGCAACTCGCCGAAAATCAGATCCGCTTTCAGGCTCTGAGCCAGCTGATTAGCGGTCGCTACCAGAGCTTGAAGACGGTCATCACGGGCGGAGGGAGGTAAGCACGCATGAGCATCTTTCATTCCCTGCGCATCAGCGCCTCGGGGTTGACCGCCGAGCGATTGCGTCTGGACGTGATCGCGGATAATCTGGCAAACGTGAACACCACACGCACGGCGGCGGGAGGTCCCTACCGGCGCAAGGTGGCAATACTGGCAGAGCGTCCGACAGGTTTCGCCGACCTGCTGGGTATCCAGTCCGCGCCCGCAATAGGCAGAGGTGGCGTGCGGGTCGTGGCGATTGCGGAAGATACCAGCCCTCCTCAGCGCGTGTACAACCCGGGTCACCCCGACGCCGATGCGGACGGCTACGTGCTGATGCCCAACGTCAACGTGGTCACCGAAATGGTGGACATGATTACTGCCACGCGCGCGTATGAGGCAAACGTGACTGCCATGAACGCCGCTAAGCAGATGGCATTGCGTACGCTGGACATCGGCAGGAACGTGTAAGGGGAGGTAGACAATGGACATTCGCTTGAACTCCGTGCTGCCGGGCACGACGGCAAACCTGACCAGCACTTCTCCATCTGGCAATCGCGAGGATGCACCCTCCTTTGCCGAGACGCTCCAGGGTGTTTTTAACAAGATCAACCAGATGCAGCTCGATTCCGCCGAACTGGCTCGACAGTTTGCGGCGGGTGAGACCGATGACCTGATACGTGTGGTCACCGCGGCGGAGGAAGCCTCTATCGCCCTGCAGCTGGCGGTACAGGTGCGCAACAAGGTTGTGGAAGCCTATCAGGAAATCATGCGGATGCAGGTATAGCCGATGATAGAGCGCGTGCGCGAGTGGTGGCAAACCAGTGACCGTCAGACTCGGCTGATTGCTATCGCATCGGCGGCGGGGCTGGTCATCGTGATGATAGCCCTCTCCTTCTGGGCGACACAGCCGGAGTGGGACGTGCTATACACCGGTTTATCGCCGTCGGACTCCGGAGCCATCGTCGCGCGCCTCAAGCAGGCGAAGGTTCCCTATCGCCTTTCCTCAGGAGGCAGCACCATTGAGGTGCCAGCACAGCACCGTGACGAGATGCTGCTCTCGCTCGCCGCAGAGGGTTTGCCCAATCAGGGCACGCTGGGTTATAGCCGTCTGGAAAAGTTGGGCTTCGGCACCACACAGACCGTGGAACAGGAGACCACTCGGATCGCCCATGAAGAGGCTCTGCAGAATACCATCTCGCGCTTGCAGCCAGTGGCAGGTGCGCGTGTGCATATTACCCCCGCTATCGATTCACCTTTTGTCGGTGAGAAGAAGCCCGCCAAGGCGAGTGTGATGGTGGACCTGAAGCCGGGGCAGCAACTCACCCGTGAACAGATTGCTTCTATCGTCTTCCTCGTGTCCCGCAGCGTGACGGGGCTGTCGCCAGATAACGTTTCAGTGGTGGATGAATATGCCAATCTGCTCTGGGATGGCTCGCAGGCTTCGGACATGGCGCCCGGTGTGGCAAGCAACAAGCTGGAACTGGAGCGT harbors:
- a CDS encoding flagellar basal-body rod protein FlgC codes for the protein MSIFHSLRISASGLTAERLRLDVIADNLANVNTTRTAAGGPYRRKVAILAERPTGFADLLGIQSAPAIGRGGVRVVAIAEDTSPPQRVYNPGHPDADADGYVLMPNVNVVTEMVDMITATRAYEANVTAMNAAKQMALRTLDIGRNV
- a CDS encoding flagellar basal body rod protein FlgB, coding for MTDKLFGGHYPLLKQALHACALRQEAIAHNIANVNTPGYQRIDVSFEEFLRAAQQTPLRATDPRHVALPPDRLANAQVTPDEDAPMRPDGNTVDIDYEMAQLAENQIRFQALSQLISGRYQSLKTVITGGGR
- a CDS encoding tyrosine protein phosphatase → MIDIHTHILPGVDDGLQHIGEALLMAEDAAAQGVTVMVATPHLHWTGRQALSATQIREGVEELNALVQSKGIPVEILPGCEIPLQADLPERLLRGDGMSLGDSGHTVLVEPPWELWTPLDKALLQSLLEAGWTVVLAHPERHIYFQRNLSLLEELVQMGVHLQVTTGSLIPGRASPAAARCAYELMERRLVSVVASDCHGVTYRRCDLGEAAELLRRTYGRHVAQMLTTGVPRALLRGERVQLEQVWKNTPTDENRWKRLLRAVLRRETDDG
- the fliE gene encoding flagellar hook-basal body complex protein FliE; its protein translation is MDIRLNSVLPGTTANLTSTSPSGNREDAPSFAETLQGVFNKINQMQLDSAELARQFAAGETDDLIRVVTAAEEASIALQLAVQVRNKVVEAYQEIMRMQV